Genomic window (Flavobacteriales bacterium):
TACATCACGTGGTCCGGTGATGAGACCGGTTTATCGCCCACGGCCAAAGCACAGTTGGACCAGCTCGCCGACCGGATGCAGGTGAACCCAACGCTCAATATCGAGGTCGGCGTGCATGCCAATACCAACCGTGCTGCGGGACCGGCTTTGAAATTGACCCAGGACCGGGCCAAGATGATCGACACCTACCTGCGTACCAAGGGGATCCTGAAGGATCGTCTCACGGTGAAGGGCTACGGCATCAACAAGCCAACAAATCCTTGCGGTCCCGGAGTGGAATGCACGGGTCTACAGCATGCCGAGAACGAGCGGGTGGAATACATGGTCACCGGCGTCACCGGTTCGTGACCGCTTTGTCGTCCATTCCCAAGCAGATGTAGCCTTTCTTATTCAGGCCCACCAAGATGCGGGGCAGCGCTTCCATCAAGCACGCAGCGCTCTTCAGGTTGTCGTGCAGCACCACAATGCTGCCGGGTCTCACTCGGGCAAGTACGCGCCGCGCACAGGCCTCACCGCTCTTGTCCTTCCTGAAGTCCCCGCCCAGAACGTCCCACATCACCACTTGGTAGCGTTTGCCCAACGAGCGCGCCCTGCCAATGCCGATCCGACCATATGGCGGACGGAACAAGAAGCCGCCGACCTGTTCCGCACCGCGGAGCACATTGCGGTAATATGTCCGCACTGGCGTCCGCCAGCCATCCGGATGGTCCCAGGTGTGGTGCCCTACCGCGTGGCCTTCACTTCGCAGGCGATGGAAGAGCCCGGGATGGAGTTGCACATTCCGGCCTAAGCAGAAGAAGGTCGCTTTAGCACCATGCTTCGCAAGCGTGTCCAGCACCCAAGTCGTCACCTCGGGCTCCGGTCCGTCATCGAAGGTGAGGAATACCTCCTTCGCCGTGGCCGGCATCCGCCAACGTATGCGGCGGTCCAGCATGGCCAGCATGCGCAGGACCAGACCGCGCGGCATTAGAACCGTGCGTTGGTGGTACGCATGCCGTGCGTGGCGATGTCCTCCAGTTTCATCTGGTACAGGGTGTCCACTTCCGCCGAGCGGGCGTTGAGGCTGTCGGACAGTGACTTTTGCCCGTTCATCTGCGCCGTACGGGCCAAGCGTTCCATCACCAGTTGGGCCATGCCCATGTCATCGGTCACCTTGTTGGCGAACTCAGGGGAAAGGCTCAGGTACCAGTTCATGTTCTCGTCCATGATGGTGAAGAGACGCAGGTTGAGGCGGTTCGCAGAGGTGGTGTCACCTGCTTGGTAATAAGCCTCGATGATCGGGAGCATGATGCGGTCGTATGGCACGTTCTTTTCCGGCATCTTCGCTTGAGCGAGGTCCAGCACCTGCTTGGCCTCCTCTTTCCGCCCTTCGCTGGCCAACTCGGTGGCGAGGGTGGCGATCTGTAGGCGCAGGTTGGTGGTCATCCGCAGCACGTTCTCGTCCAGGTACACGCCCGGCTCATGATCCATGCCGCCCCATTTGAACTTGTTCATCACGTTGTCCAGCATGATGTCCGTGGCAACGCTGCCGTACGTGTTCGGGTTCGCGGATTTTTCGGATACAGGCACCAACCGGTAGGTGAGTCCTTCCAAGCGGAAGTAGTTCTGCAGGTTCAGGTAGCTGTCCGGCCCTGTGGTGACGGCGAAATAGATGGGCCGCTTCCAATCGTTGTTGGCCAAGAGGTCCATCATCAGGAAATGGTTCTTCAGCACGTACTGCTTCTTGATGCTCCAGCGCACATCGCCGGTGAAGTTGGCAGTGTCCTTGGCGGTGAGCATGCCTTGGGGGCCGAAGACGAAGGCGCTGTCCGCAGGGATGCGGAAATTCTGTGTTGGGATGTAAGCGTCCTTCACGCCCTGCTGGAAGATCTGCTGCAGGTTGCGGTCGTCCGTGGCGAAATCCATCGCACGTTTGAGGTCCAAGTAGCCCTTCACCTTCTCGTTCGGGATCAAGGCCACCACGTCCCGCGTGCCCTGCCGGTACTTGTCGGGGTCCATGTTGAACGGCACCGGCTCGCTGTCATACGCTTTGCGGCGCATCTGGTCGATGTACCAGTCGGTGTTCAAGAGGCTCAGGTTCACTACGCGCACATCCGTGCGGATGTTTTCCACCTCCTGGGCGTACCAGAGCGGGAAGGTGTCGTTGTCGCCGTTGGTGAAGAGGATCGCGTTGGGGGCGCAGCTGTTGAGGTAATCGGCAGCGAGGTCGCGGGCCGGATAGCGGTGGCTGCGGTCGTGGTCGTCCCATTCCGCGCGCACCATCACCACGGGCACCACCAAGCCGATGAGCGTGGCCACCACGGCACTGGCCCGATCGTTCCGAAGGGTCCGCATCAAGTACATGATGCCCATCGCCACGCCGCTCACGATGCCGATATAGAAAAAGCAGTAGGAGATCGAATGGTCCGCACCGGCCACGAGCTCGGTGAGGTACTTCAGGACACCGATGCCCAATGTGCCGCCAACGCCATACAGCAGCTCTTTTTGTGTGATCGACCGCGCCGCATCGAACAGTGCATATACGCCCAGGCCGATCCAGAAGGCGAAAGCATAGAACGAACCCACGTAGGCATAGTCACGTTCGCGGGGCTGGAACGGGTACTGATTGAGATAGACCACGATGGCCATGCCGGTGAAGAGGAAAAGCAGCATCACCACGCTCCAGTTGCGCAGGTCGCGAGTGAGCTGGTACACCAGCCCGATCAAGCCCAGGAGGAACGGCAGCAGATAGAGCTTGTTCATGGCCTTGTTCCCCGTCATGCTCGGCGGCAAATGGTCCTGGTTGCCCAAGCGCTGCGCGTCGATGGCCTTGATGCCCGTGTACCAGTTGCCTTCGGTGATGGCCCCGCTCCCTTGGATGTCGTTCTGCCGACCGGCGAAATTCCATAGGAAATAGCGCCAGTACATCCAGTTCACCTGGTAGTTGACGAAGAAGCGCATGTTCTCCATCTGCGTGGGTTTCTGGATCACGGAGGGCTTGCCTTCGCGATCGGTGGTGCGAACAGGGTAGCCCTTGAAATCGCTCCAATCCTTGTATGCTTGGATGTGGTTGGCCTGCGAACTGTACATCCGCGGGAACATCATGGTGGTGGCGGGATCGTATTCCGGCTCGGAGCCTTTCCGGGCATCGGTTATCACGTATTCATTGTCGATGGTGGTGCCGGGGTTTTGCGACACATAGTGGTCCGCCATCCAGCCGTCATAGAAGACCTTTTCCGTGCGTGAGCCCTTCATCACCTTGTAGGTGGCGGTGTATACGGGTGTGCCGTCACCTCGCACATTGCTCATCGTACTTCCCCAGAACTGGCCCATCAGCAAGGGG
Coding sequences:
- a CDS encoding polysaccharide deacetylase family protein — protein: MPRGLVLRMLAMLDRRIRWRMPATAKEVFLTFDDGPEPEVTTWVLDTLAKHGAKATFFCLGRNVQLHPGLFHRLRSEGHAVGHHTWDHPDGWRTPVRTYYRNVLRGAEQVGGFLFRPPYGRIGIGRARSLGKRYQVVMWDVLGGDFRKDKSGEACARRVLARVRPGSIVVLHDNLKSAACLMEALPRILVGLNKKGYICLGMDDKAVTNR
- a CDS encoding DUF2723 domain-containing protein; translated protein: MNFKKLNVITGWIIFLVATFTYLSTIEPTASFWDCGEFIATAFKLEVGHPPGAPLFMLLARVAGAFVSTEHVPVAVNSLSALASAFTILFLFWSITHMALRMATRKGDEELTSGKIIAVLGSGIVGALAYAWSDSFWFSAVEGEVYGMSSFFTAIVFWAILKWESEADKPHNTRWLILIAYLMGLSIGVHLLNLLCIPAIAFVYYFKKYNVTRKGVIYTFIISAVILGAIQAVIIPGIIKLAGKFELLFVNDFGLPFNSGNFIYAAIIIGLIVWGLMWTQRRGKALLNTVILGVSVILLGYSTFAMIVVRSNANPPIDENNPENVFNLLSYLNREQYGDRPLLMGQFWGSTMSNVRGDGTPVYTATYKVMKGSRTEKVFYDGWMADHYVSQNPGTTIDNEYVITDARKGSEPEYDPATTMMFPRMYSSQANHIQAYKDWSDFKGYPVRTTDREGKPSVIQKPTQMENMRFFVNYQVNWMYWRYFLWNFAGRQNDIQGSGAITEGNWYTGIKAIDAQRLGNQDHLPPSMTGNKAMNKLYLLPFLLGLIGLVYQLTRDLRNWSVVMLLFLFTGMAIVVYLNQYPFQPRERDYAYVGSFYAFAFWIGLGVYALFDAARSITQKELLYGVGGTLGIGVLKYLTELVAGADHSISYCFFYIGIVSGVAMGIMYLMRTLRNDRASAVVATLIGLVVPVVMVRAEWDDHDRSHRYPARDLAADYLNSCAPNAILFTNGDNDTFPLWYAQEVENIRTDVRVVNLSLLNTDWYIDQMRRKAYDSEPVPFNMDPDKYRQGTRDVVALIPNEKVKGYLDLKRAMDFATDDRNLQQIFQQGVKDAYIPTQNFRIPADSAFVFGPQGMLTAKDTANFTGDVRWSIKKQYVLKNHFLMMDLLANNDWKRPIYFAVTTGPDSYLNLQNYFRLEGLTYRLVPVSEKSANPNTYGSVATDIMLDNVMNKFKWGGMDHEPGVYLDENVLRMTTNLRLQIATLATELASEGRKEEAKQVLDLAQAKMPEKNVPYDRIMLPIIEAYYQAGDTTSANRLNLRLFTIMDENMNWYLSLSPEFANKVTDDMGMAQLVMERLARTAQMNGQKSLSDSLNARSAEVDTLYQMKLEDIATHGMRTTNARF